A genomic segment from Janthinobacterium sp. 64 encodes:
- the gloB gene encoding hydroxyacylglutathione hydrolase, giving the protein MTHSPEHALSVLAVPAFADNYLWLIHDGRHAAVVDPGDAMPILDALQAHQLTLSAILLTHHHADHTGGVPELLQHFAVPVFGPRNEAITAITQALGEGDVAYVPELGLQMTVIDVPGHTKGHIAYVRQRSEQGDAPWLFSGDTLFAGGCGRLFEGTPGQMADSLGKLAALPDDTEVFCAHEYTLSNLRFANAVEPGNLALQERIAIDTEKRQQGLATVPSTIALEKATNPFLRYREPAILTSLKVEGKLASDASPVEAFAALRMWKNNF; this is encoded by the coding sequence ATGACACACTCCCCTGAACACGCTTTATCGGTACTTGCCGTGCCCGCCTTTGCCGACAACTACCTGTGGCTGATCCATGATGGCCGCCACGCCGCCGTGGTCGACCCCGGCGATGCGATGCCCATCCTTGATGCGCTGCAAGCCCATCAGCTGACCTTGTCCGCCATTTTACTCACGCATCACCACGCCGACCACACGGGTGGCGTACCTGAATTGTTGCAGCATTTCGCCGTGCCCGTCTTCGGCCCGCGCAATGAGGCTATCACAGCCATCACGCAAGCGCTTGGCGAAGGCGATGTCGCCTATGTGCCCGAGCTGGGTTTGCAGATGACAGTCATCGACGTGCCCGGCCATACCAAGGGGCATATCGCCTACGTGCGCCAGCGCTCGGAGCAAGGCGATGCACCATGGCTGTTCTCCGGCGACACCCTGTTTGCCGGCGGCTGCGGCCGCCTGTTCGAAGGCACGCCGGGCCAGATGGCCGATTCCTTGGGCAAGCTGGCCGCCCTGCCCGACGATACCGAGGTATTTTGCGCGCATGAGTACACCTTGTCCAATCTGCGCTTCGCCAACGCCGTCGAACCGGGCAACCTTGCCTTGCAGGAACGCATCGCCATCGACACGGAAAAGCGCCAGCAAGGTTTAGCCACCGTGCCGTCGACCATTGCCCTTGAGAAAGCCACGAACCCCTTCCTGCGCTACCGCGAACCGGCGATTTTGACGAGCCTGAAGGTGGAAGGCAAACTGGCCAGCGACGCTTCGCCCGTGGAAGCATTTGCCGCACTACGTATGTGGAAAAACAATTTTTAA
- a CDS encoding LysR family transcriptional regulator: MGQFRQISTFVEVVAKGSLSAAARAEGIAPAMIGRRLDALEQRLGVKLLQRTTRKLALTNEGAAFLEDCQRILGELEEAEAAVAVRSVKASGHLLISAPAGFGRQHVAPLIPSFVAEHRDVTVSLNLNDRLVDLIGEGIDVAIRIASLSDSSLVSTKLADNQRVLVGSPAYLKRAGTPRIPADLAKHNCLAISSEGSQRGWTFRENGKNVILKVAGNMVCNDGEVLHDWALAGKGLAWRSMWEVGAEIASGQLVTVLDQFAAPGNDIYAVFAQRRHLPLRIRAFVDFLRHSYSQPDYWRERAI; encoded by the coding sequence ATGGGCCAGTTCAGACAAATATCGACCTTCGTGGAAGTGGTGGCCAAAGGCAGCCTGTCGGCGGCCGCGCGCGCCGAAGGCATCGCCCCGGCGATGATAGGCCGGCGCCTCGATGCGCTGGAGCAGCGCCTGGGCGTCAAATTACTGCAGCGCACGACGCGCAAGCTTGCCTTGACGAATGAAGGCGCTGCCTTCCTGGAAGATTGCCAGCGCATCCTGGGAGAACTGGAAGAGGCGGAAGCGGCCGTGGCAGTACGCAGCGTGAAGGCCAGCGGCCATTTGCTCATTTCCGCGCCGGCCGGCTTCGGGCGCCAGCACGTGGCGCCATTGATCCCCTCGTTTGTCGCCGAGCACCGCGACGTGACGGTGTCGCTGAACCTGAACGACCGCCTGGTCGACCTGATCGGCGAAGGTATCGACGTGGCCATCCGCATCGCCAGCCTGTCCGATTCCTCACTCGTGAGCACGAAACTGGCGGACAACCAGCGCGTGCTCGTCGGTTCGCCCGCCTATCTGAAACGGGCGGGCACGCCGCGCATCCCGGCCGACCTGGCGAAACATAATTGCCTGGCGATCAGCAGCGAAGGCAGCCAGCGGGGCTGGACCTTCCGTGAAAACGGCAAGAATGTGATTTTGAAGGTGGCCGGCAATATGGTGTGCAACGATGGCGAAGTGCTGCACGACTGGGCCTTGGCCGGCAAAGGACTGGCGTGGCGCTCGATGTGGGAAGTGGGCGCCGAGATCGCCTCGGGCCAACTGGTGACGGTACTGGACCAGTTTGCAGCGCCAGGCAACGATATTTATGCCGTGTTCGCCCAGCGCCGCCACTTGCCGCTGCGCATACGGGCGTTTGTGGATTTTCTAAGGCACTCTTACTCCCAGCCTGACTACTGGCGTGAACGCGCTATCTGA
- the aceB gene encoding malate synthase A, with amino-acid sequence MTQNTIALPEGMQITGDIAPGYEQILTPAALALVAKLTRAFEPRRQELLAVRVERAKRLDAGERPDFLPETAHIRDGDWKIAPIPKALECRRVEITGPVERKMVINAFNSGADSYMTDFEDSNTPNWDNQLTGQINMFDAVRKTISLEQNGKSYKLNDKIATLVVRPRGWHLDEKHVLVDGKRISGGIFDFALFMFHNAKEQLARGAGPYFYLPKMESHLEARLWNDIFVMTQNELGLPQGTIKATVLIETILAAFEMDEILYELKEHSSGLNAGRWDYIFSCIKKFKLDKDFCLADRAKVTMTAPFMRAYALLLLKTCHKRGAPAIGGMAALIPIKNDPEKNDIAMGGVRNDKARDATDGYDGGWVAHPGLVELAMGEFTKVLGDKPNQIEKQRPDIDVKASDLLNFQPEAPITEAGLRYNINVGIHYLGSWLAGNGCVPIHNLMEDAATAEISRSQVWQWIRSSKGVLEDGRKVTADMVRAMIPEELAKVQRDAPGGNGPTYVRAGQIFEEMSTSESFAEFLTLPLYEEI; translated from the coding sequence ATGACGCAGAACACGATCGCACTTCCAGAAGGCATGCAAATCACGGGTGACATCGCCCCTGGCTACGAACAGATTTTGACGCCGGCAGCGCTGGCGCTGGTGGCCAAGCTGACGCGTGCATTCGAGCCGCGCCGCCAGGAGTTGCTGGCCGTGCGCGTGGAACGCGCCAAGCGCCTCGACGCGGGCGAACGTCCTGATTTCCTGCCAGAAACCGCGCATATCCGCGACGGCGACTGGAAGATCGCGCCGATCCCGAAGGCGCTGGAATGCCGCCGCGTGGAAATCACCGGACCCGTCGAACGCAAGATGGTCATCAACGCCTTCAATTCCGGTGCGGACAGCTACATGACGGACTTCGAGGATTCGAACACGCCGAACTGGGATAACCAGCTGACGGGCCAGATCAATATGTTCGACGCCGTGCGCAAGACGATTTCACTGGAGCAAAATGGCAAGTCGTACAAGCTGAACGACAAGATCGCGACCTTGGTTGTGCGTCCGCGTGGCTGGCACCTCGATGAAAAGCACGTGCTGGTCGACGGCAAGCGCATTTCCGGCGGCATTTTCGATTTCGCCCTGTTCATGTTCCATAACGCCAAGGAACAGCTGGCGCGCGGCGCCGGCCCGTATTTCTACCTGCCGAAGATGGAATCGCACCTGGAAGCGCGCCTGTGGAACGATATCTTCGTCATGACGCAAAACGAGCTGGGCTTGCCACAAGGCACGATCAAGGCCACCGTGCTGATCGAAACCATCCTGGCCGCGTTTGAAATGGATGAAATCCTGTACGAACTGAAAGAGCACAGCTCGGGCCTGAACGCGGGCCGCTGGGATTACATCTTCTCGTGCATCAAGAAATTCAAGCTGGACAAGGATTTCTGCCTGGCCGACCGCGCGAAAGTCACGATGACGGCGCCGTTCATGCGCGCCTACGCCTTGTTGTTGCTGAAAACCTGCCACAAGCGCGGCGCGCCCGCCATCGGCGGCATGGCAGCTTTGATCCCGATCAAGAACGATCCCGAAAAGAACGACATCGCCATGGGCGGCGTGCGCAACGACAAGGCGCGCGATGCCACCGATGGCTACGACGGCGGCTGGGTTGCCCATCCGGGCCTGGTGGAACTGGCCATGGGCGAGTTCACCAAAGTGCTCGGTGACAAGCCGAACCAGATCGAGAAACAGCGTCCCGACATCGACGTAAAAGCGTCGGATTTGCTGAACTTCCAGCCGGAAGCGCCGATCACGGAAGCGGGCTTGCGCTACAACATCAACGTGGGTATCCACTACCTGGGCAGCTGGCTGGCTGGCAACGGTTGCGTGCCTATCCATAACCTGATGGAAGATGCGGCCACGGCCGAGATCAGCCGTTCGCAAGTGTGGCAATGGATTCGATCCAGCAAGGGCGTGCTGGAAGACGGCCGCAAGGTGACGGCCGACATGGTGCGCGCCATGATCCCGGAAGAACTGGCCAAGGTGCAGCGCGATGCGCCAGGCGGCAACGGTCCGACCTATGTGCGCGCGGGCCAGATTTTTGAGGAAATGTCGACGTCGGAATCGTTTGCTGAATTCCTGACCTTGCCGCTGTATGAAGAAATCTGA
- a CDS encoding cold-shock protein, with the protein MATGIVKWFNDSKGFGFITPDEGGEDLFAHFSAIQSNGFKSLQENQRVSFEVTAGPKGKQASNIQPI; encoded by the coding sequence ATGGCAACTGGCATCGTAAAATGGTTCAATGATTCGAAGGGCTTCGGCTTTATTACCCCTGACGAAGGCGGCGAAGATCTGTTCGCTCACTTCTCGGCTATCCAGTCGAACGGCTTCAAGTCCCTGCAAGAGAACCAACGCGTTTCTTTTGAAGTGACCGCTGGCCCTAAAGGCAAGCAAGCTTCGAACATTCAGCCAATCTAA